A part of Leptospira inadai serovar Lyme str. 10 genomic DNA contains:
- a CDS encoding queuosine precursor transporter, protein MQFHRPFKLYFVLSALFLTFLLLAEVTGSKWIQALGYTMTIGVIPFPVTFIVTDLLNEYYGRRGVRYLTLVGMLMIVLAYFLLQIDMNIPAVGNSPVDDHSFHTVFTNTGQVIAGSVIAYLIGQLIDIQIFHLIRKRTKNRFIWLRATGSTIVSQLLDSYVVIFVAYWGQYEFGVLNSISSTNFVYKMAIAIGITPIIYLSHAIIEKYLGEEAHKMAEHALKEGREDSQPFPG, encoded by the coding sequence ATGCAATTCCATCGGCCTTTTAAACTTTATTTTGTACTGAGCGCCCTATTCCTCACCTTTCTTTTACTGGCGGAAGTAACCGGATCAAAGTGGATCCAAGCCCTAGGATATACGATGACTATCGGGGTGATTCCGTTTCCGGTCACATTTATCGTAACCGACCTCTTGAACGAATATTATGGACGGAGGGGGGTTCGTTATCTGACGCTTGTCGGGATGCTGATGATCGTCCTCGCCTATTTTCTTCTTCAAATCGATATGAATATACCGGCAGTCGGGAATTCTCCCGTAGACGACCATTCCTTTCATACCGTTTTTACGAATACCGGACAGGTAATCGCGGGATCTGTGATCGCCTATCTTATCGGACAGCTAATCGACATACAAATCTTTCATTTGATTCGCAAAAGAACTAAAAACCGGTTTATTTGGCTCCGAGCGACCGGCTCTACGATAGTCTCTCAATTATTGGATTCTTATGTCGTTATTTTCGTGGCGTATTGGGGACAATACGAGTTCGGCGTCCTAAACTCAATCTCTTCTACGAACTTCGTGTATAAAATGGCGATCGCAATCGGTATCACTCCGATTATTTATCTTTCTCACGCAATCATAGAGAAGTATCTCGGAGAGGAGGCGCATAAAATGGCGGAGCATGCGTTGAAAGAAGGTCGAGAAGACTCCCAGCCCTTCCCGGGGTGA
- a CDS encoding glycosyl hydrolase family 18 protein, which yields MKSYEEEPTPEGLSRPVPFPPKKTPVWQTAFVSVAWLCLSGVSFYLGLQALKTKPSGSEVSKSVLASESSQIQLANPSLKSPVGPGTWESLSKWWNSTDFFPTETSNSESQNSDGKPTLPANDDDVSFRASTWFSDYEAMKKTVHLYNEIHPFIYGFKGREANNGDLYSLWGASQKHTRVAELRSLNPRVKIIPTIFRWENKNEKISENIGLNGRSDIRDKHIQNILYEVDTYGFDGIDIDYEGMSCEKKEKFEEFIVLLSNEIHKRGKILSVAVHPKTAAKKSGLKACKGLKEKIKMDFAENWRGPMTHDYEFLAKHADRIKVMAYELHPRKYRNPGPGPQAPNVWIRNIIEYAKERVPSKKLYMAIPTYGYDWALNCNSKIKSVYWSDALKRQQLGVTHQPTNIDQVMAANKNSGTWTNLSKFSWVHEGKTYEDPSIWYKSEGCDRVAFFMNRKAFEEKMTLLRSYDIGGFSFWQLLSDNDPGISTYLELLVTNKLPPVPKVQTKPKNPEVKQSPPEEAQDQEEAKNTQELVKK from the coding sequence ATGAAATCTTACGAAGAAGAACCCACACCGGAAGGACTTAGTCGTCCTGTTCCTTTCCCTCCGAAAAAAACTCCCGTTTGGCAAACCGCGTTTGTAAGCGTAGCCTGGCTCTGTCTTTCGGGCGTTTCTTTTTATTTAGGATTGCAGGCGCTAAAAACCAAACCGTCCGGATCGGAAGTCTCCAAATCCGTCCTAGCTTCGGAAAGTTCGCAAATACAACTCGCTAATCCGAGTTTGAAGTCCCCTGTGGGGCCGGGGACCTGGGAATCCTTGAGCAAATGGTGGAATTCGACGGATTTTTTCCCGACGGAGACCTCTAACTCGGAAAGTCAAAATTCGGACGGGAAACCGACGTTGCCTGCGAACGATGACGATGTTTCGTTCCGCGCTTCCACATGGTTTTCCGACTACGAGGCTATGAAAAAGACCGTTCATTTATACAATGAAATTCATCCTTTTATTTACGGGTTTAAAGGGAGAGAAGCCAATAACGGAGATTTATATTCACTCTGGGGAGCCTCCCAAAAACATACTCGAGTCGCCGAACTCCGCAGTCTGAATCCGAGAGTGAAAATCATACCTACGATTTTTCGCTGGGAAAATAAGAACGAGAAAATTTCCGAGAATATCGGCCTAAACGGTAGAAGCGATATTCGTGATAAACATATTCAGAATATATTGTACGAAGTCGATACCTACGGTTTTGACGGGATCGATATCGATTATGAAGGAATGTCCTGTGAGAAGAAGGAAAAATTCGAAGAATTCATCGTTTTGCTGTCCAATGAAATTCACAAGCGTGGAAAAATTCTCTCCGTTGCCGTACATCCGAAAACTGCCGCTAAAAAAAGCGGTCTGAAAGCGTGTAAGGGTCTGAAAGAGAAAATTAAAATGGATTTCGCCGAGAATTGGCGGGGACCTATGACTCACGACTATGAATTCCTCGCGAAACATGCAGATCGAATTAAAGTCATGGCCTACGAGCTTCATCCCCGTAAATATAGAAATCCGGGTCCGGGCCCTCAAGCGCCCAACGTTTGGATTCGAAATATCATCGAGTACGCGAAAGAAAGAGTTCCATCTAAAAAACTTTATATGGCGATTCCGACATACGGATATGATTGGGCTTTGAATTGTAACTCCAAAATTAAATCCGTTTACTGGTCCGACGCGTTAAAGCGCCAGCAACTAGGAGTCACTCATCAACCTACGAATATCGATCAGGTTATGGCTGCTAATAAGAATTCGGGAACTTGGACGAATCTCTCGAAATTCAGTTGGGTTCACGAAGGAAAAACGTATGAAGATCCGAGTATTTGGTATAAATCGGAAGGGTGCGATAGGGTGGCGTTCTTCATGAATCGTAAAGCCTTCGAAGAGAAAATGACTCTATTACGTTCCTATGATATTGGAGGATTTTCTTTTTGGCAACTTTTATCGGATAACGATCCCGGTATCAGTACTTATTTGGAATTATTAGTAACCAATAAACTTCCTCCGGTACCTAAAGTCCAAACCAAACCTAAGAACCCGGAAGTTAAACAATCTCCGCCCGAGGAAGCACAGGATCAGGAAGAAGCAAAAAACACCCAGGAACTTGTCAAAAAGTAA
- a CDS encoding L-threonylcarbamoyladenylate synthase: MSKSKYTTFTEDPSLAAKVLRQGGVVLFPTETVYGLGADSRNLSACLEIYKIKNRPADNPLIVHLANPELIAEIAEITGDGSRIIEEFMPGPITIILRKKDNFVYSTGLSTIAVRVPSHKLCHAMLTAFGGPVSAPSANLSGRPSITRYEDAVAEFDGFVDLILQGEEPTIGLESTVVDLSVDPPRLLRPGLYGIEELSLIIPNLTLEDDSTSARPISPGLKYKHYAPECEVYFVQSNPMPEPNSAAIGIGIDTDGWAFAVQLNDNFGYMRELYSFFRDCDKRGIRRAYCFPPANEAGREALLNRIKKASEGSRN; this comes from the coding sequence TTGTCAAAAAGTAAATACACAACTTTTACGGAGGATCCTTCCTTGGCGGCCAAGGTTTTACGCCAGGGCGGGGTCGTTCTGTTTCCCACCGAAACAGTCTACGGACTGGGGGCAGATTCCAGGAATCTTTCCGCCTGCCTCGAAATTTATAAAATTAAAAATCGCCCCGCCGACAATCCTCTCATCGTTCATCTTGCTAACCCGGAACTGATTGCCGAGATTGCCGAGATCACCGGAGACGGATCTCGAATAATCGAGGAATTTATGCCGGGGCCGATTACGATTATTCTACGGAAAAAAGATAATTTCGTTTATTCGACCGGTTTAAGTACCATCGCAGTTCGTGTTCCGTCCCACAAATTGTGTCATGCTATGCTAACCGCTTTTGGTGGACCGGTTTCCGCGCCTTCAGCCAATCTTTCCGGAAGGCCTTCGATCACCCGATACGAGGATGCAGTCGCTGAGTTTGACGGGTTCGTGGATTTAATCCTCCAAGGTGAGGAACCAACGATCGGCTTGGAATCGACCGTCGTCGATCTTTCGGTTGATCCTCCCAGACTGCTTCGTCCAGGCCTGTACGGCATCGAAGAACTGAGTCTGATCATACCGAATTTGACATTGGAGGATGACTCGACTTCGGCACGGCCGATTAGTCCTGGATTAAAGTACAAACACTACGCTCCCGAGTGCGAAGTTTATTTTGTCCAATCGAATCCTATGCCAGAACCGAATTCGGCTGCGATCGGTATCGGAATCGATACCGACGGATGGGCGTTTGCCGTTCAGCTGAACGATAACTTCGGGTATATGAGAGAATTATATTCCTTCTTCCGGGACTGCGATAAGAGAGGAATTCGCAGGGCGTATTGTTTTCCCCCGGCAAACGAAGCCGGGAGAGAGGCTCTATTGAATCGAATTAAAAAGGCTTCGGAAGGTTCCCGAAATTAG